A genomic window from Methanobrevibacter sp. TLL-48-HuF1 includes:
- a CDS encoding glycosyltransferase family 2 protein, which produces MIKESNLEKGISAIIPTYKGEAFISKLLDSLINQTINPNLFEAVFIVNGELDSTPDIIKKYQEENPQINIILTYSDPGVSNARNHGIELINKEYTIFIDDDDYISYNYFEKMYEYAKKDRIVIGTFYDVDQNSGEVRDSYLTPKLEKSGLFKNPYDNLREMLTITTDKLVPTDIVKKYSFNPDLKNGVDIAYYIQLYVDYDFEFYIIDKNQGANYYRLLRDNSISRMPLSYDFNVTDRLKVINEINKNLKRAKKIEVTSFLKTLTGGQVFKINQYLEKHPEDYKKVLEDINSYNFDFFPFKYLNEDISKLDNPKRELIISYAFSPTNTATSNTVAKRILTEKKNVDVICGSLDELDKDFTLENIVNQFLINKIVIESNFSTGWENIKNFVKKSMAALDNAEVYDKIYSRANFVHSHFLAIEYKLAHPETYWRAEFSDPLIYAFGKDKLSVAIEDEDYIGRINEKLNLNLSVNDDINCICEYLTFLLCDEIIFTNKNQKEVMISTNPYDVKDIVNKKAKISSHPTLDMKYYYAFKSSYNIDNNYLNLAYFGDIYSNRHFEDFINAFDSLNENIRNKIRLHIFTSSITLFQQVLSSKIYEKTILNPSVDFLEFLNLTTKFDVLLVEDSQKGNFKINPYLPSKISDYKGSGSSIWGVCESESVMDNLDIDYKSKLNNIDSGKTAIENIVKDKLNIENNVLNNDINPEEYYHQRLIQLTQKISELIDVCQEEFRKDSEYENKISELENINSQILNSNSWKATEKLRKIKRKFK; this is translated from the coding sequence ATGATTAAAGAATCTAATTTAGAAAAAGGCATAAGTGCCATTATCCCAACATACAAGGGAGAAGCGTTTATTTCTAAATTATTGGATTCTTTAATTAACCAAACCATTAATCCAAATCTTTTTGAAGCTGTTTTTATTGTTAACGGAGAATTAGATTCAACACCAGACATTATTAAAAAATACCAGGAGGAAAATCCTCAAATCAATATTATTTTAACTTATAGTGACCCCGGAGTATCTAATGCTCGAAATCATGGAATTGAACTTATAAATAAAGAGTACACTATTTTTATTGATGATGATGACTACATCAGCTATAATTACTTTGAAAAAATGTATGAATATGCTAAAAAAGACCGTATAGTTATTGGAACTTTTTATGATGTTGATCAAAATAGCGGTGAAGTCAGAGACTCTTATTTAACTCCCAAATTAGAAAAATCAGGATTATTCAAAAATCCTTATGATAATTTAAGAGAAATGCTTACAATTACAACAGACAAATTAGTTCCAACTGATATTGTAAAAAAATACTCTTTTAATCCTGATTTAAAAAATGGTGTTGATATCGCCTATTATATTCAACTTTATGTAGATTATGACTTTGAATTTTACATAATTGATAAAAACCAAGGTGCCAATTATTATCGTCTGCTAAGAGATAATTCTATTTCAAGAATGCCTTTATCTTATGATTTTAATGTTACAGACCGTTTAAAAGTAATTAATGAAATTAATAAGAATTTAAAAAGAGCTAAAAAAATAGAAGTCACCAGTTTTTTAAAAACATTAACTGGAGGACAAGTTTTTAAAATAAATCAATACTTGGAAAAACATCCTGAGGATTATAAAAAAGTATTGGAAGATATAAATAGTTATAACTTTGATTTTTTCCCATTTAAATATTTAAATGAAGATATCTCCAAATTAGATAATCCTAAAAGAGAATTAATAATATCTTATGCTTTTAGCCCAACAAACACTGCAACAAGCAATACAGTAGCTAAAAGAATTTTAACTGAGAAAAAAAATGTAGATGTTATTTGTGGAAGTCTGGATGAATTGGATAAAGATTTTACACTTGAAAATATTGTTAATCAATTTTTAATAAATAAAATAGTAATTGAAAGCAATTTTTCCACTGGCTGGGAAAATATTAAAAACTTTGTAAAAAAATCAATGGCTGCTTTAGACAATGCAGAAGTCTATGATAAAATTTACAGTAGAGCCAATTTTGTCCATTCACATTTTTTAGCGATTGAATATAAATTAGCCCATCCTGAAACCTATTGGCGTGCAGAATTTTCAGATCCATTAATTTACGCCTTCGGAAAAGACAAATTAAGTGTAGCTATTGAAGATGAAGACTACATTGGAAGAATTAATGAAAAATTAAATCTGAATTTATCAGTTAATGATGATATAAACTGCATTTGTGAGTATTTAACCTTTTTATTGTGTGATGAGATAATCTTTACCAATAAAAATCAGAAAGAGGTTATGATTAGCACCAATCCCTATGATGTTAAAGATATTGTTAATAAAAAAGCTAAAATTAGCTCCCATCCCACATTAGATATGAAATATTACTATGCTTTTAAAAGTAGCTATAATATAGACAATAACTATTTAAATTTAGCATATTTCGGGGATATATACAGCAATAGACATTTTGAAGACTTTATAAATGCATTTGATAGTTTAAATGAAAATATAAGAAATAAAATTCGTTTACACATATTTACATCATCTATAACTCTATTTCAACAGGTATTAAGTTCAAAAATATATGAAAAAACTATTTTAAACCCTTCAGTTGATTTTTTAGAATTTTTAAACCTTACAACAAAATTTGATGTTTTGCTTGTTGAAGACAGCCAAAAAGGCAATTTTAAAATTAATCCCTATCTGCCTTCAAAAATCTCCGACTATAAAGGCAGTGGAAGTTCAATTTGGGGAGTTTGTGAATCTGAAAGTGTAATGGACAACTTAGATATTGATTACAAATCCAAATTAAATAATATTGATTCTGGAAAAACAGCCATTGAAAATATTGTAAAAGACAAACTAAATATTGAAAATAATGTTTTGAATAATGACATTAATCCAGAAGAGTACTATCATCAAAGACTAATACAATTAACCCAAAAAATATCCGAATTAATTGATGTATGCCAAGAAGAGTTTAGAAAAGACAGTGAATATGAAAATAAAATCAGTGAATTAGAAAATATTAATTCCCAAATATTAAATTCAAATAGTTGGAAGGCTACTGAAAAGTTAAGAAAAATTAAAAGAAAATTTAAATAA
- the ribH gene encoding 6,7-dimethyl-8-ribityllumazine synthase, producing the protein MAKYNIGAVVAEFNYDITQMMLGLAKEEAKSRDCEITQVVTVPGVFDMALAIKKLLEKDEIDAVITLGAVIEGATDHDQIVAQHASRKIADLSLEYEKPVALGISGPGMTRLDAHKRVDYGKRAVEAAIKMCDRLNEI; encoded by the coding sequence ATGGCAAAATATAATATAGGCGCAGTAGTCGCTGAATTTAATTATGACATAACTCAGATGATGTTAGGTTTAGCTAAAGAAGAAGCTAAATCCAGAGACTGTGAAATTACACAGGTAGTAACCGTTCCTGGAGTATTTGATATGGCATTAGCTATTAAAAAATTACTTGAAAAAGATGAAATTGATGCAGTAATCACTCTTGGAGCAGTAATTGAAGGAGCTACAGACCACGACCAAATTGTAGCACAGCATGCATCCCGTAAAATAGCTGACTTATCCTTAGAATACGAAAAACCAGTAGCTTTAGGAATCAGCGGACCAGGTATGACAAGATTAGATGCACACAAACGTGTAGATTACGGTAAAAGAGCTGTTGAAGCAGCTATTAAAATGTGCGATAGATTAAACGAAATTTAG
- the mmp11 gene encoding methanogenesis marker protein 11: MEILKPDQLKEKFNDPWIAPYQKVLTMVDGDKVEIVEFHPCISGSHWLLYQYKNNSDLIDSAYRDGNKHVYSCHIGCAPLDLKASFNAAGIDEIIVDGDEVKVTHAGLAGAGVGAGMCRGMGEGVKYIELLEEGGGSKVGRARVVTPKLEKVVIGVDDTDIKDAGATWTMAHNLGVELKNEGFEYLDHIIVQLYPHNPHKTQNCVSIALTFAVPEDKKEELIKRTVEILKRDTLSDKTAIAVLEGLEIPEKLRQYSIATKSGMMDIETAEATAKELGIDLIAVTGDQGKVGALAALGLYNDVEEAVKVYDKS; encoded by the coding sequence ATGGAAATTCTAAAACCTGATCAGTTAAAAGAAAAATTTAATGACCCCTGGATTGCACCCTACCAAAAAGTATTGACAATGGTAGATGGAGATAAAGTCGAAATCGTTGAATTCCACCCTTGTATTTCAGGATCACACTGGTTACTTTACCAATACAAAAACAACAGTGATTTAATTGATTCTGCATACAGAGATGGAAACAAACATGTTTATTCATGCCATATAGGTTGTGCTCCACTTGATTTAAAAGCTAGTTTTAATGCAGCAGGAATTGATGAGATTATTGTTGATGGAGATGAAGTCAAAGTAACTCATGCAGGCCTTGCTGGAGCTGGTGTAGGTGCTGGAATGTGTAGAGGAATGGGCGAAGGTGTTAAATACATTGAACTTCTTGAAGAAGGGGGAGGTTCTAAAGTAGGAAGAGCCAGAGTAGTTACCCCTAAACTTGAAAAAGTAGTTATTGGTGTCGATGACACTGATATTAAAGATGCTGGTGCTACCTGGACAATGGCTCATAATTTAGGTGTTGAACTTAAAAATGAAGGATTTGAATATTTGGATCACATTATTGTTCAGTTATATCCCCATAACCCACACAAAACACAAAATTGCGTTTCAATTGCATTAACTTTTGCAGTGCCTGAAGATAAAAAAGAAGAATTAATCAAAAGAACTGTAGAAATTCTTAAAAGAGATACATTATCTGATAAAACCGCAATTGCAGTTTTAGAAGGATTAGAAATTCCTGAAAAATTAAGACAGTATTCAATAGCTACCAAGTCTGGAATGATGGATATTGAAACTGCTGAAGCTACAGCTAAAGAATTAGGTATTGATTTAATAGCTGTTACAGGAGACCAAGGAAAAGTTGGTGCTCTTGCAGCTCTTGGACTTTATAATGATGTTGAAGAAGCTGTAAAAGTTTATGACAAATCATAA
- a CDS encoding glycosyltransferase — protein sequence MSWLVVLLVFLLAAFKTEKPKKYMKVSVIIPAFNEEETVANVIKVVKKVKYVDEVIVVNDGSTDRTESEAKSAGAIVINHEVNRGKGEALTTGYKKSDSDIIAFIDADIHNLTSKKVDAIIRPILEGKTDITKTKFARESGRVTELTAKPLLNFFFPEISFEQPLSGQFAAKRAALKKIDFEKDYGVDVGIVIDADVLGISVEEVDIGEIEHDMSPLSDLNLMANEVVRTIIDRANKYGRVVMIDEIGYFIRMSIVGLSLIILGLFAIFFVKPIPLAVGVIVSIVGLIIAICYIIKVIIKSVVIYRKAPTGNLIKSFIKVHFPLIISVIILILMISTFIGAATFEEGTISIEPSSRNLIIFADDSNNTISVRGPYTVDSAIENETDVIRMPSDSLQTLGMNYGDTLVVNGVPYVINDTRNGEGDILRLPIDAKNTLNLEDGDVLQDSRLSQIFEGTVVHHIFNKGNVSLDESYIISPKGGNSYSYSIYLDNESIANSTAIFGDNSTYAVALNQEEIGTIDYQNASFTNNTQSFYYDGHVIEIKFENSTVNSIKHITNINQGFFINLNL from the coding sequence TTGTCTTGGCTTGTTGTGCTTCTTGTATTTTTATTAGCTGCATTTAAAACAGAAAAACCTAAAAAATATATGAAGGTTTCTGTTATTATTCCTGCCTTTAACGAAGAAGAAACAGTAGCTAATGTTATTAAAGTTGTTAAAAAGGTGAAATATGTTGATGAAGTTATTGTAGTTAATGACGGATCAACAGACAGGACTGAATCAGAAGCTAAAAGTGCCGGGGCAATTGTAATTAACCATGAAGTAAACAGAGGTAAGGGGGAAGCTCTTACTACTGGTTATAAAAAATCTGACAGTGATATTATTGCATTTATCGATGCAGATATTCATAATTTAACTTCTAAAAAAGTAGATGCTATAATCAGGCCGATTTTAGAAGGCAAAACCGATATTACTAAAACTAAATTTGCAAGAGAAAGTGGCAGAGTAACAGAGTTAACTGCTAAACCTCTTTTAAACTTTTTTTTCCCGGAAATTTCATTTGAACAACCTTTAAGTGGGCAGTTTGCTGCAAAAAGGGCTGCTTTAAAAAAAATAGATTTTGAAAAAGATTATGGTGTTGATGTTGGTATTGTTATTGATGCTGATGTTTTAGGTATTTCAGTAGAGGAAGTGGATATTGGAGAAATTGAACATGACATGTCTCCCTTATCTGATTTAAATTTAATGGCTAATGAAGTTGTAAGAACAATTATTGACCGTGCTAACAAGTATGGTCGTGTTGTAATGATTGATGAAATTGGTTACTTTATCAGAATGTCAATTGTAGGATTGTCCTTAATTATTTTAGGATTATTTGCAATATTTTTTGTAAAGCCTATTCCTTTAGCTGTAGGAGTTATTGTTTCTATTGTAGGTCTTATAATAGCTATCTGTTATATTATTAAAGTAATTATAAAGTCTGTTGTCATATATAGAAAAGCTCCAACAGGCAATTTAATTAAATCATTTATTAAAGTTCATTTTCCATTAATTATTTCAGTTATTATTCTGATTTTAATGATTTCAACATTTATTGGAGCAGCTACTTTTGAAGAAGGCACTATTTCTATTGAACCAAGTTCCAGAAATTTAATTATTTTTGCAGATGACAGCAACAATACAATTTCTGTAAGAGGTCCATATACTGTAGACTCTGCAATTGAAAATGAAACAGATGTAATTCGCATGCCATCAGATAGCTTACAGACATTAGGTATGAATTATGGTGACACTCTTGTTGTGAATGGTGTGCCTTATGTAATAAATGATACTCGAAATGGAGAAGGAGATATATTAAGACTTCCTATTGATGCTAAAAATACACTTAATCTGGAAGACGGTGATGTCCTGCAGGACAGCCGTTTAAGTCAAATCTTTGAAGGAACAGTAGTGCATCATATTTTCAACAAAGGCAATGTTAGTTTAGATGAGTCATACATCATATCTCCAAAAGGTGGAAATAGTTATTCCTACAGCATATATTTGGATAATGAATCAATAGCTAATTCAACAGCAATATTTGGAGATAATAGTACTTATGCTGTAGCTTTAAATCAGGAAGAAATAGGAACAATTGATTATCAGAATGCTTCATTTACAAATAATACTCAAAGCTTTTATTATGACGGTCATGTAATTGAAATTAAATTTGAAAATAGTACTGTTAATTCAATAAAACATATAACTAATATTAATCAGGGATTCTTTATTAATTTAAATTTATAA
- a CDS encoding nitroreductase family protein, with protein MADFEEVVNTRRSIREYDSKEVEDEKIEKILKAAMQAPGSRLKAEPWEFIVVKNKETLKKIGEIKPRVTDAPVAIVLVANIERAFYKTMWQQDMSAAAENMLLEACNLGLGGLWNGVAPEEERMNKIAKLVGINDENLKVFCLITLGYPKEGLKNEFMDKFDESRIHYEKY; from the coding sequence ATGGCAGATTTTGAAGAAGTTGTAAATACAAGACGCAGTATTCGTGAATATGACTCAAAGGAAGTGGAAGATGAAAAAATAGAAAAAATTCTTAAAGCAGCTATGCAGGCTCCTGGAAGCAGACTTAAAGCTGAGCCATGGGAATTCATTGTAGTTAAAAATAAGGAAACCCTTAAAAAAATAGGTGAAATAAAACCTAGAGTCACTGATGCTCCGGTAGCTATTGTACTTGTAGCCAATATTGAAAGAGCATTTTATAAAACAATGTGGCAGCAGGATATGAGTGCAGCAGCTGAAAATATGTTACTTGAAGCTTGCAATTTAGGTTTGGGAGGTCTTTGGAATGGAGTAGCTCCTGAAGAAGAACGTATGAATAAAATAGCTAAATTAGTAGGTATTAATGATGAAAATCTGAAAGTATTCTGTTTAATTACATTAGGCTATCCAAAAGAAGGTTTAAAAAACGAGTTTATGGATAAATTTGATGAGTCAAGAATTCACTATGAAAAATACTAA
- a CDS encoding ATP-binding protein, whose product MVKRELYIDKIRPLIDKDIIKVITGIRRCGKSYFLNLIVEELKNNGIKDENIILINLESMKYNSLKTKEELDDVVLNLTKNISGRFYLLFDEIQNIERWEKAITGYKVDFNCDIYITGSNSKLLSGELATFLAGRYMEIKMYPFSFNEFLSYKGDNNEMKLFQEYFKYGGMPFTLELNSQQKIDYLNDIYNSIVLKDIVEKYKLRDVNLLNRLILYILDNIGNPFSVTGISKYLKHFNIGFSNNTLYNYLQYLENALIISKLPREDIQGKKLFKLSEKYYVTDHGFAAALLGERQQNIGGILENIVYIEFLRHGYDVSVGRIKNYEIDFICRKNKRKVYVQVCFQLNSPETQEREFRPLKLIDDNFEKIVISMDDFDFSRDGIKHLNMIKFLKEFI is encoded by the coding sequence ATGGTTAAACGAGAATTATATATTGATAAAATCAGGCCTTTAATTGATAAGGATATAATTAAAGTTATAACTGGGATTAGAAGGTGTGGAAAATCCTATTTTTTAAATTTAATAGTTGAAGAACTTAAAAATAATGGGATTAAAGATGAAAATATAATTTTAATAAATTTGGAATCTATGAAATATAATTCTTTAAAAACAAAAGAAGAACTGGATGATGTTGTTTTAAATTTAACTAAAAATATTTCTGGCAGGTTTTATCTTCTTTTTGATGAAATACAAAATATTGAAAGATGGGAGAAAGCAATAACTGGTTATAAAGTTGATTTTAACTGTGATATTTACATTACTGGATCTAATTCTAAATTATTGTCTGGCGAACTTGCAACATTTTTAGCTGGAAGGTATATGGAAATAAAAATGTATCCTTTTTCATTTAATGAATTTTTAAGTTATAAAGGTGATAACAATGAAATGAAACTGTTTCAAGAGTATTTTAAATACGGTGGAATGCCATTTACTTTAGAATTAAATTCTCAACAAAAAATAGATTATTTAAATGATATTTATAATTCCATTGTATTAAAGGATATAGTTGAAAAATATAAGTTAAGGGATGTTAATTTATTAAATAGACTAATTTTATACATATTGGACAATATTGGAAATCCTTTTTCAGTTACTGGTATTTCTAAGTATTTGAAACATTTTAATATAGGATTTTCAAATAATACTCTATATAATTATTTGCAATATTTGGAAAATGCATTAATAATCTCTAAATTGCCGCGAGAGGATATTCAAGGCAAAAAATTATTTAAACTATCTGAAAAGTATTATGTTACGGATCATGGTTTTGCAGCAGCACTGCTTGGTGAAAGACAGCAGAATATAGGTGGAATTTTAGAAAATATTGTTTATATTGAATTTTTAAGACATGGCTATGATGTTTCTGTTGGCAGAATTAAAAATTATGAAATTGATTTTATCTGCAGAAAAAACAAACGGAAAGTTTATGTTCAAGTTTGTTTCCAATTAAATTCACCTGAAACTCAAGAAAGAGAATTCAGACCTCTTAAATTAATTGATGATAATTTTGAAAAGATTGTTATAAGCATGGATGATTTTGATTTTTCCCGTGACGGGATTAAACATTTAAATATGATTAAGTTTTTAAAAGAATTTATCTAG
- a CDS encoding Tex family protein: MIAKTLEKELNLEPWQVNKVIKLIDDGNTIPFIARYRKDVTGSLNDELLRKFDERLKYLRNLEDKKTKIIERIDSLGKLDDTLKNQILNAQTLVELDDLYRPYKSKKRTRATIAKEKGLEPLANLILAQEIKEPVSKIAQNYVTGDVKTPHEAIKGAQDIIAEIISDNSGFRKKIRQNTFYNGLIETKAKTKDESASEYEIYFNYSEKLSKIPPHRILAINRAENEGIIRGKVDIEEDDIIQYLKRHTLKNCSKVPEMIEHNPYTTPIITEAIKDSYKRLISPAIEREIRSYLTKKAEEKSIEVFAKNLSQLLMESPLSGKTILGWDPAFRTGCKLAVIDPTGKVLETSLIYPTEPQNKVKESKKVVLDLIKKYDIDVIAIGNGTASRESEEIVSDIIKNTSVEYIIVNEAGASVYSASKLADEEFPDFNEGERSAVSIARRLQDPLAELVKIDPKSIGVGQYQHDMNQKQLNESLGGVVERAVNEVGVDLNTASPSLLNYVSGITKSTAKNIISYREENGKFDNRNELLNVKKLGKKTFEQCAGFVKIDNPEHPLDNTTIHPESYDAAVKLLDKLGYSLADIGSDNLKLDNLNYDELSKQLDVGVITLQDIVKELKKPGRDPREDMPKPVLRKNVLSIDDLEEGMIMQGTVRNIVDFGAFVDIGVHQDGLVHISQLADKFVKHPLDIVSVGDIVDVKVLDVDLARNRIQLSMLI; the protein is encoded by the coding sequence ATGATAGCTAAAACACTCGAAAAAGAATTAAACCTGGAACCATGGCAAGTTAACAAAGTAATCAAGTTAATTGATGATGGTAACACTATTCCTTTTATTGCAAGATACAGAAAGGATGTTACCGGCTCTTTAAATGATGAGCTTTTAAGAAAATTTGATGAAAGGCTTAAATATCTTAGAAATTTGGAAGATAAAAAAACTAAAATCATTGAGCGAATCGATAGCTTAGGAAAGTTAGATGACACCTTAAAAAATCAGATTCTTAATGCACAAACATTAGTTGAGCTTGATGATTTATACAGACCTTATAAAAGTAAAAAAAGAACACGTGCAACAATAGCTAAAGAAAAAGGTCTGGAACCATTGGCCAATCTTATTTTAGCTCAAGAAATTAAAGAACCTGTTTCTAAAATAGCTCAAAATTATGTTACAGGTGATGTTAAAACACCGCATGAAGCTATTAAAGGAGCACAGGACATAATTGCTGAGATTATTTCTGATAATTCAGGTTTCAGAAAAAAAATCAGACAGAACACTTTTTACAATGGATTAATTGAAACTAAAGCTAAAACTAAAGATGAATCAGCTTCAGAATATGAAATTTATTTTAATTATTCAGAAAAACTATCTAAAATTCCCCCACATAGGATATTAGCTATTAACAGAGCAGAAAATGAAGGAATCATTAGAGGAAAAGTTGATATTGAAGAAGATGATATCATTCAATATCTTAAAAGACATACTCTTAAAAACTGCTCTAAAGTTCCTGAAATGATTGAACACAATCCTTATACTACTCCAATCATTACAGAAGCCATTAAAGATTCTTATAAACGTTTAATTTCACCAGCTATTGAACGGGAAATTAGAAGTTATCTAACTAAAAAAGCTGAAGAGAAATCCATTGAAGTTTTTGCTAAAAATTTAAGTCAGCTTCTTATGGAAAGTCCTTTAAGTGGAAAAACTATTTTAGGCTGGGATCCTGCTTTCAGAACAGGCTGCAAATTAGCTGTTATTGATCCGACAGGCAAGGTTTTAGAAACATCCTTAATATACCCGACTGAACCTCAAAATAAAGTTAAAGAATCCAAGAAAGTCGTACTTGATTTGATTAAAAAATATGATATTGATGTAATAGCTATTGGAAATGGAACTGCTTCAAGAGAATCTGAAGAAATAGTGTCAGATATAATTAAAAACACTTCTGTTGAGTACATTATTGTTAATGAAGCTGGTGCATCTGTTTATTCTGCAAGTAAACTAGCTGATGAAGAATTTCCTGATTTTAATGAAGGTGAACGCAGTGCTGTTTCAATAGCTAGAAGACTGCAGGACCCGTTAGCTGAACTTGTTAAAATTGACCCCAAATCCATTGGTGTTGGCCAGTATCAGCATGACATGAATCAGAAACAGCTAAACGAGTCTTTAGGAGGAGTTGTTGAAAGAGCAGTTAATGAAGTTGGTGTTGATTTAAATACTGCATCACCTAGCTTACTTAATTATGTTTCTGGAATTACTAAATCAACTGCTAAAAATATTATTAGCTACAGAGAAGAAAACGGTAAATTTGACAATAGAAATGAACTTTTAAATGTTAAAAAACTTGGTAAAAAGACTTTTGAGCAATGTGCAGGATTTGTAAAAATAGACAATCCCGAACATCCTTTAGACAACACTACAATACATCCCGAATCTTACGATGCTGCAGTCAAACTCTTAGATAAATTGGGATACAGTTTGGCAGATATCGGTTCAGATAACTTAAAATTAGATAACCTGAATTATGATGAATTATCTAAGCAGTTAGATGTTGGTGTTATTACCCTGCAGGATATTGTTAAAGAACTTAAAAAACCTGGAAGAGATCCTCGTGAAGACATGCCAAAACCTGTTTTAAGAAAAAATGTTTTATCAATAGATGATCTGGAAGAAGGCATGATTATGCAAGGAACTGTTAGAAATATTGTTGATTTTGGTGCTTTTGTAGATATTGGAGTTCATCAGGACGGTTTAGTTCATATTTCACAGCTGGCTGATAAATTTGTAAAGCACCCTCTGGATATTGTAAGTGTCGGAGATATTGTTGATGTTAAGGTTTTAGATGTTGATTTAGCTAGAAATAGAATACAATTATCAATGTTAATATAA
- a CDS encoding DUF2142 domain-containing protein: MFKLENKKYFIGIYALILSLFSLYFTYRANFSNPEFEVLMFCILLIAGIFSIAYYTKNNENLHKVALVLIIIFGIISLFLTPIYDVSDESEHFVRSEIVSTGELSTSYVPIPNTTANGYKTIASVTSFFDNAGAIVFNTHVDDEKINYTPSYFNSAFAQNPFYAYLAQGLGVFLAKCLDLNAIWMLWLGRFFNLLLYAGIITIAIKKAPVFKFPLLIVSLLPLAIYQAASTSCDGLFSALAILAFSYFLYFYKTPKITWTDLGIFYIAVILCGLLKTPYLALSLLIFLVPNTHFSDKKQNIISKLCILVALGIGIAWSSYATTQLANSWRGEYFIQRNVSASGQIDYLLANPLIALQRFGEIYSTALPTVIDRFFYFSNSVREYSSTLLAGLYFVFFCLFSVFYCNFKDLNLKTRIKGFLIIILIYSGVMAIQYLTWSPVGGENVTSGVFSRYFMPLLIFLPFIFGIGNKKIDKQTLSFLVLTVAISFISGMLMLTTAVKY, translated from the coding sequence ATGTTTAAATTAGAAAATAAGAAATATTTCATTGGAATATATGCTTTAATATTAAGCTTATTCAGCCTGTATTTCACATATAGGGCAAACTTTTCAAATCCCGAATTTGAAGTGCTTATGTTTTGTATATTGCTAATAGCCGGAATATTTTCCATTGCATATTATACAAAAAACAATGAAAATTTACATAAAGTCGCACTGGTGCTAATAATAATATTTGGAATAATAAGTTTATTTTTAACACCAATCTATGATGTATCTGATGAAAGTGAGCATTTTGTTCGCTCAGAAATAGTATCAACCGGAGAATTATCAACCAGCTATGTGCCAATCCCAAATACAACTGCAAACGGTTATAAAACAATTGCAAGTGTAACCTCATTTTTTGACAATGCAGGTGCAATTGTATTTAATACACATGTAGATGATGAAAAAATAAATTATACTCCGTCATATTTCAACTCTGCTTTTGCTCAAAATCCATTTTATGCCTATTTGGCACAGGGTCTTGGAGTATTTTTAGCAAAATGTCTGGATTTAAATGCAATTTGGATGTTGTGGCTTGGAAGATTCTTTAATTTATTATTATATGCTGGAATAATTACAATAGCTATTAAAAAAGCACCAGTCTTTAAGTTTCCATTACTTATAGTGTCACTGCTGCCGCTGGCTATTTATCAAGCTGCATCAACAAGCTGTGACGGATTATTTAGTGCACTGGCTATTTTAGCATTCAGCTATTTCTTATATTTCTATAAAACACCTAAAATTACCTGGACAGATTTAGGAATATTTTACATAGCTGTAATTCTATGCGGACTGCTTAAAACTCCTTACTTGGCTCTAAGTCTATTGATTTTCCTGGTTCCAAATACCCATTTTAGTGATAAAAAGCAAAATATCATATCTAAACTTTGTATTTTAGTTGCTTTAGGTATTGGAATTGCTTGGAGCAGCTATGCAACAACGCAACTAGCTAATTCCTGGAGAGGAGAATATTTTATCCAAAGAAATGTAAGTGCAAGTGGTCAAATTGATTACTTACTGGCCAATCCGTTAATTGCACTTCAAAGATTTGGTGAGATCTACAGTACTGCACTGCCAACTGTTATTGACAGATTCTTTTATTTCTCAAATAGTGTAAGAGAATATTCATCAACTCTTCTTGCAGGACTTTACTTTGTATTCTTCTGTTTATTTAGTGTATTTTATTGTAATTTCAAAGATTTAAATTTAAAAACACGTATTAAAGGATTTTTAATAATTATTTTAATCTATAGTGGTGTAATGGCTATTCAATACTTAACATGGTCTCCAGTTGGAGGGGAAAATGTAACAAGTGGTGTATTCAGTCGTTACTTCATGCCGTTGCTAATATTTTTACCGTTTATATTTGGAATAGGCAATAAAAAAATAGATAAACAAACTTTAAGCTTTTTAGTACTGACTGTAGCTATCAGTTTTATTTCCGGAATGTTAATGCTGACAACAGCTGTTAAATATTAA